The sequence GTTCTGAAAACTAAATTCTCTAgactctgggctctgggctgacCTTAGGTTGCATGCTGACAGCTCAAAAGTGTTCAGCCAAAATGCAGCAACATGGATCTTGTCTGTGCTCGtttcaaaaggttttttctgttcttgtcaACACTTTACTCTAGATCAGAAATTTCCTTCCAGGGAGATCTTAATACCACACAAGCATTGAGTCATTCTGTAATGGGATGTTTTACCCCTGGAGAACTGGTAGAAGTCATCTCCTCAGCAGAGGAAATTGTGGGCAAACACTCAGCAGGCTCATTCCTGTCCAGAGCATTTGGTACAGAAAACTGTGCAGCCCAAAATGGGGAATCCAAGTTTCACCTTGTTAGTGTTGCACGTTTTTACCTTCATCATCTGGGAAGAtgagctgccaggctggagatTTGACTTTTCTGAGTCACCAGAAAATGTAATGGCTGTACCTCTGACCAGCATAGCcaagaggaaaacagcacaaataTGCCCAACAGCAAGTGAGGATTAGGGCACACCACGCCAGCCACCTGCTTTCTGTCCATTTCACTTCTCTTCATCTCCAAAACTGGGGTAACAGTACTCATCTACATTTCTAAGGTGTTTCTAGGTTAAAAGCCAAACACCTTTGCTAGAAGTGATTTATTTTGAACTCTGTCACCACAACCCCATTTTTATGTGAGGGATATTGTGCACTCGTCTCTGAGGCTCCTGGTGCTTCCTGCCTTGAAATCCTAGGTTGCTACGCAGCCTGTGCTCAGAGATGTAAGGAATCCCCACTGCACTTCTCAAGCAGCAGACTTGCCCAGCATGAACAGTCTTTTCTGTACTTGAAAACATTCTTAGGGATTTTATACTGAGGCTCAAAGGCAgtcatatattttatttatttattacaagGCATGTAAGTAAAAACTTGCATATCTGAAAAAAGATATTAGATagaaaacagtaataaaattaaCATTATTATCTTAAGAAAATTGGTAATAAATACATTTCCCCTCGACATTAAAATGCTTGTTATTTTGCACAACAATAAatacagcacagctctggcatAGAGAAAGGCCAAGGATGGATACAAGAAGTCCATGTGGTGGCATAAAAAAGCTCAGGTGATTTTTAAAGGTTTGGCATCCTGCACTTGATGCACTTTGATACAATTTgcactttaattttaattttactgtgatttttaaaCAGTCCCATAATACAAAAACATGAGAGGAAAATTTGTTTGACTGTAgggtttttcctttaaatattttcaaagtaagAGATGTGTAAACTCACTGAAACTAATcctcaaaataaagaaaaaataccaaacaggTGTCTTTGTGGTTATTctacaaaaatgctttttttttcagctgtgggTGCTCAAGCCTGACCAGACAACTGACAATGGACCAATCTCCAGTCAGTTCCTCAATTctttacacattttttaaaaagaaatattaatagcAAGGAGAAAGAGTAAAGACAGTAGTATTCACTTCCCAAGTTATGGCGTTTGAGGTTCTTACACTATTATCCAAAGGTGAGAGGAGAAAGAACAGGTGTATTCCAGAACAGCTCCCAGCATAACTTTGGGTCATTCTGGTCTATGCTTTTCAGTTAAAActactgacagaaaaaaaaaaaaaaaaaggaagagctaTTTCCATGCACTGTGCTGTTCTTATGCCAGCACATATCATCACAATCACAGCTGTGAACCTAAGTCACTGATAGCCCAATCTAATATAGATTGATTGATTGTCCTATGACAAAGTTCGATAATGTCCGCAAAATGCCACAAGCTCTGGCAGAGTCCAGTGTTCTTAAAGTACTGAGAGGTCATGGCAAGACTTGGACTTGAGTTTGAAGGCCATGTTCTTGTTGTTCTTGGCAACTATTTTGCCCCAAAACCGCCTGGCTTTCTTGGGGATGCTCTCTCTCCGTTTCTGTAGCGCCAGGCGCTTCTCgttcttttccttgctgtccCTGCGGAGCCGGACTTGCCGCACGATGCCCTCGAAGAGCTCCTTCACGttgtgctgcacagctgctgaggtCTCGATGAACTTGCAGTCAAACACCACAGCACAGGCTCGCCCCTCTGCAAAATCCCAAGGTGGGAACGTTACATGGGGTCACGGGCCCGGGGGAAGCAGGAACAagctgccatgtgcagggagtCAGAGCCACTGGGGAATTCCTCAAGCCTGATATAGGCACAGATAAGTCTTTAATCACCTGGTGCTGCCTGCTAGCCCAGGATCCATCTGCCCTGTGtcacagctgcttcccagagGATGTGGGGGGGTGTATGGGGGGGTAAATCCCCTCCCAGTAAAGCCCAGCCCTCACTGCTGGCTGTGAAGGTAGCGCAGAATGATGGACTTGAGCCACTGAGACACTGGAGGCTGGGAGGCCAGCAATGCCTCAACACCACCTGGCCATCTGCAATGCAGACTCCCTTAAGCTGCGTTGAAGGGTGATGATGGCACTCTCCAGGCAtacagcacagcactggaggCAGAGCACTTTCCTCCTTCATGGGCCATGGGTGTAAACCACAGTCCTAGGACTGTGACAATTTCAGCGAGAACGGACACACGTACAAAACCCTTAATAAAGGGTGTCTATGGCTTCAGGGGTGCATCTGAAGTCATAGTTCTTATTCTCAATTATATGAGACTAAGCTAAACCTGACAGCTGTCTTCCACACAAGCCAGTTTCTGGCTTGCTGTGAATTCATCGCCAGGGCCATTAAAGTAACATGGATTCACCTGCCATCTTTCTAAAGAACTTTCAAGCTGGGCAAAGAGGAATGAGAAGGCAACCCTGGGCTGCCTATGAACCCCTCAGTTCAAGCTCTTCACTTGGGGCAGCTGTGACAGGAGCCAGAGGAACTGCGCACATCCACAGAGCAAGGAGAAAAGTCTAGCCCAACTGGGAAACAGAAGAGCAgaacagctgcagagagaagaaaatgctgaggAGAAGAACCCATGTTTCTGATGGGCCAAGATAAGAGCATCTAATGCATGGCTGTGTACTACAGTGTGCCACCTCAGCCTCAGGGAAGACTCTCCAAGAAGATATTTTACTGGCTGCAGATGTtgagagccagcagcagtgtTCCCAACAGTCTCTCCATTCCTATTTATGGGCTTAGTGGTTCTTCATTTGTGTGCAGCCAACGGAAGGCTGATTTAGCATCCCAAAGCAAGACAGTAAGGAGACCTCTTCTAAAAGGCTGCACAGTTCCTGCCCAGACTAGCAAAACAAAGATGGAGAGGGAATTTTAATTCATCAGGGAGGACAGAGAACTGGTTATAAAGAAGTGAATTTTTGGCAGCAGAATAAAGGGGGCTAAACTTGTTATGCATAAACATGCATTGGGAATACAAAGGATTTCCAGCTACCAGAGAAAATCACATATTGCAGTGGTCTTACACtaggagctgggagggaagaaATCCCATTTATAATGGTACTtaataaatatagaaaaggGATCATCTGACATATAACAGTATTACCAAGGAAGGCTTAAGGATCTGGCAGACCCTTCCCAGTCCTCTGCCCTCTGTTCCAgtcctcttttattttattactcttTTATTGCCTAGTCCTGATCACAATGTACTCCCTCAGCCAGAGCACTGCAGTTTGTCCAAAAGCTACTAGATGACTTTTAATGTTTATCTCGGGTTTATGCTCATAATTCCCTTACCTGCCACTGAAACTTCACGGCACCTGACAAGGTCACTTTTGTTGCCAACCAAAATAATGGGGATATCTTCTTTCTGGCGTGCCCTGCGGAGCTGTATCCTGAGCTCAGAGGCCTTCTCAAAGCTTGCCCGGTCTGTGATGGAGTAGACGATCAAGTAGGCGTCTCCCACTTGCATGCAGTGCTCTCGAATCCATTCTCCTTCCCGCTGTTCAAATTAAATGGTCAGACATCGTTATGCCCAGAGCAGATTTTACTTAGAAAGTAAAACATTAGAGAATCCAAATGCATTCCTGCTGTAAACTGTAATGGGTATGGTTTGAATCACAGTTATACTACGAGTAATTCCAAAGTGGTGATGGTATGAATACTTCACCACAAAGGAGGGCAAAAAATTGCCCCAGATAATTTATTGTGCTGGCTTTAGGCTGGAATGAAAATGGTTTGGAAAGAAAGcttgaatgttttgttttatcattaaaaaaatgaagacttGCACTTCTCAGTCTCACAGTGCAGAGCCGTTAGGCATGCTTGCCTTGACATTGGGTAGGGTTAATCCTATATCTTCCCTGATTCTGCTGTATGGAAACAcctgttttctttcacaaagAAAACTTGCTTTTTATATTAGCAGTTATTCATATACACTTTCCTGTCAGCATTTGACTGGAACAAATTAAAGTACCTTATTATCCCACATGTCAAGCAGTATAACAGTCGCACTTTCCCCATCCACCATCAGGGTTCTTTCATACGTGTCttctggagagaaaagcagaaaggttGGTGATATATTATTGTGTTTCAtcatatacattaaaaaatccaaGTTGTGGAATGTGGGGGATTTGTTGGCAGAGTTATTGAGCCAAATTTTAGGCCGGCTCACATCCAGTTCTTTCCTCATTTCCATCCGCACTGAATCTGCACTCTGTTCATTATTGGTTGCCTTACTTTCCATGACAGATGAAAGatcaggaaacaaaatgttcATTATTTTGGCTGATAGTCTCTTTATCTTatgtgggagagagaaaatagaacCAGTGGAAGAAATAACCAAAGGCTGAACATTTGCCCCATGGGAGCAGCAGGTCCAGCAAGGCTGagtaatggaaaatatttgctttcgCTTTAGCATGGACAATTTACGGGTGAACAGTCACTGCAGCTGAAAGCAATACAGCAAACAGCCTACCAAGTGAGGAGGACAGGGTGTTGTGAGACAACAGCTGTTGATTTTGAGAGAGATTGAGACTTATGTTGTATGTTCTCTCCCATTACACAGTTTCCCACATCACCTTTGATGTCAAatagcagaaaaacaaaaaaagcacaggtCAGTTATTTTGTACTGCAGCCATAAAAATTCATACCTAGATTATAAATGCCATGTGGCAAAATTCTGCCTAGATCTAAGGGGGCTGTTGCCACTCTGAATTTTGATCAACCCTTGCTGTGAAATCTGCTTCAAATACcaatctttcttcttttcactaAACCTGGGCACATTAGGATGAGCAGTGAGACGTTTGGACCCATTTCTAGTCTCCCACTAGTGgccagtgaaaaaaaaaaacagtcttgAGGTACTGCAGCATTTAAAGGATCTGTCCCAACCACACTTGTGCATAGGGTTGTGTCTAACCTGTGCCTCGTAAGACTTCCGCTGGGCACTGATGAAGTGAACTTTCCCCTAAATTGTAATCAGAGCCTTTCCTCAGAGCTAGGGATCCACATCCCAATAAAAGAATAAGCCAAAAATattacacatttaaaataaagtcaaaTGGGGCCGTGCTTAAAATGTCAAGACAAAAAAGACAGACTAATCACTAGGAGTGGTTTCCCTTGAGGTCCCAAGAGTATGAGGTTTGTGTTCATGAGTTAACTTCATCTTACAGTCAGTAGCAAAGCCTCTCCATAAAACCAGCTGTACTTCTCTGTAAGCTGGCTACCCTGAAACTATCCTCTCATATAATTAAATTTCCAGTATGTAAGCTAAAGTTCCAGTTTGTAAAGCTAAAGTAAATAGTTCCTTCAAGTGACTGAGCATCTGTGTGAGAACAAGCTCCATGCACACCAGAGGACAAAATCCAGAAGACTCCTTCTGCACTGCATTACGTATAGAAAAGCTACAAATGCATAATCACACTCCTTGAAAATACTATGCCTAAATAGTCATATTCAGCGCTCATTTGCACCTTGGTCAGTCCTAAGGAACTTCCACAGAATataaaaaacactgaaagtGAGCACTTAGTTAATTTCATGCTGTTTTTGAAGCTGacaataaaaaaagagagataacAGCAAGACTTCCAATTATCTCACCAGAGCTGGCCTTGAAAATCTGTCACTGCTATACTCCAAGCAATGCTGCTGGGAGTGTGATGGAAAGAGGAAACCACACAGCTTCACATGAGGGAAAACTGCCTGACAGGGGTGTGCAAAGCAAATCAGCTGCACTTCCTGATGGCTTGTCCAAGGATCCTACTCTACTTCAGTCATTTAGCACTAAGAAAACTTTTATCAGAGATACtccaggctgaggagctggtAGAACTATGGAAAAAGTTGATGGCAGAAGCTGAAGGCAGAGCACACGTAAATCAGTGAATTTGAAATCCCCCAAAGGCACAAATCTTTGTGTCCCCAGTCTGAGACAGCAAGTAAGAAAAATCAGACCTTCCTGATGCTGGGCTATTTTAAATCCTGGGCAAAACTTCCCCTAACTGGAGAGttcaacacacaaaaaagaagcTGTCCTGCCTATGCCCCACTGAAGGCTGGAAGAGAAGCCCAGAAAGCACTGGCACCATCACACCAAGGGAGACAAAAGGGAGACACAAAGAAAGCCCTGCacagtgacaaaaaaaaccccagcagcaaACTGCATGTCCCCTGAAAGCAACAGCAACTACATCCTTGGAGACACAGGAGATTTCTGTGGCAGCACCACCCTTCCACATCAACATCTTGCACACAGTATAGCTCAGGACTTGGTGCTACAGCTTCACCTTCTGCATGGTCCAATCTTTGGGATTAAAGAACACTTTGCAATCCTAAACAAAGCAAGGGGGGAAACAAGGAGGAAGCATCAAAGAGAACCCTACAGCTTGTAGCCTTTTCCCAGTGGGCAACAGGCAACAGGACTTTTCCTACTCTGTTGACAGacctataatttttttcctcctggaggAGCCCATACTGTACAAATAACATGAAACAAggtttttattcaaaattttatatattttactcAAAGTCCATACAGACTATACTAAAGCAATATGTTTATACAGAAAGGTTGAGATTACTTCTAATGGCAAATACTTTGTGACTTTTTCTTTATCTAtgattttaaagtatttaattcTTGTAAATCATGAGGACCTTCAGTTGCTTTCTCTCCCACAAGGAAAGCTGGAGTCAGCCCTGTGATGGCAGTGGTGACACAAATGTTAGACCAGCATGAAAGCTGAAGCAGACTCTTGTGTTGCATCATCACAGGTAGGAAAGAGGCATTTTCCAACAGGTATTTTGGAATTAATTAGTGTGGGAATCTGAATTGTTCTCTTTCAGTGGCTTTTACTCATTGTTGGAGAGTATCTTACTCatcttattttgctttctttttttcttaaagaaggTGCTTGAGTTCAACCAGTTTTGGTACTCACACCCAATCACTTGCTACTTCTGGTTTACATTAAACCgcctctctctttttctgtgcCAATTACTACAGGCAGAGCTGACTGCAAGCAAACACCAACACCCCAGGATTTAATACTTAATAATTACCTACCTCCCAGCACCTCACAGTCACTGTCAATGCTGTCGTGCACCCCTGCAAAGATGTTGGCCAGCGAGGACTTGCCCACGCCGTGGTCCCCGATCAGCACCACGCGgtagcagctgctgccagactCGGAGGAGATGACGGAGTCGGATGACTCCGAGGACCAGCTCCTTCTGTAATATTCATCAGGACTGATGGTGTATCGTTTCTGTG comes from Camarhynchus parvulus chromosome 2, STF_HiC, whole genome shotgun sequence and encodes:
- the GEM gene encoding GTP-binding protein GEM isoform X1 — encoded protein: MTLNNVTMRRTHNSSLHQQQQRWSIPADGKNLLVQKDSNEYNPQKRYTISPDEYYRRSWSSESSDSVISSESGSSCYRVVLIGDHGVGKSSLANIFAGVHDSIDSDCEVLGEDTYERTLMVDGESATVILLDMWDNKREGEWIREHCMQVGDAYLIVYSITDRASFEKASELRIQLRRARQKEDIPIILVGNKSDLVRCREVSVAEGRACAVVFDCKFIETSAAVQHNVKELFEGIVRQVRLRRDSKEKNEKRLALQKRRESIPKKARRFWGKIVAKNNKNMAFKLKSKSCHDLSVL
- the GEM gene encoding GTP-binding protein GEM isoform X2, which produces MTLNNVTMRRTHNSSLHQQQQRWSIPADGKNLLVQKDSNEYNPQKRYTISPDEYYRRSWSSESSDSVISSESGSSCYRVVLIGDHGVGKSSLANIFAGVHDSIDSDCEVLGDTYERTLMVDGESATVILLDMWDNKREGEWIREHCMQVGDAYLIVYSITDRASFEKASELRIQLRRARQKEDIPIILVGNKSDLVRCREVSVAEGRACAVVFDCKFIETSAAVQHNVKELFEGIVRQVRLRRDSKEKNEKRLALQKRRESIPKKARRFWGKIVAKNNKNMAFKLKSKSCHDLSVL